The Herminiimonas arsenitoxidans sequence TGATTGATGGTGGTGGTATTGCCGACCGTATTGACGTTACCGTTACCGAGAGTAACTGTCGCATCGGCCGCGCTGGCAGCATAGGCAAATGGTGTGAACAATGCTCCACCTGACAATACCAGTGCACTGACACTTAACTTGCGCGCGCCGATTGCCTTACCGTGTGCTTTCGCATTTTCTGCAACGGCAATCCAGGCATTGGCTAACTGGCTCCAGACTAGTCGGTAGATATGGTTCATTTTGCTATTCCCTGTCAACGGCCGGAGCATGCTTCGGCAACAAAATCCAAAGCGTTACGCCGCCCTTCCTCGCCAAGCCACGTGCGCTTTTATGGTATTTTTAAGTGCCATGACTATATGTAGAGCGGCTGTTCTTGTATGTAGAACAAATGTGCTACACGGAACGTTTACAGTCCGGCGTACAATGGCTGACCCATGAATTCCCCTACCACTACTCAGGAATCACTCCCCATCCACGTCGTCATCGTCGAGGACGACCCAAGCTTTCGTGAAGCATTAAGCAAAGTTGTGCTGTCGGCACCGGATATGCAACTGGTTGGTATGGCAGGTACCCGAGCAGAAGGATTGGCTTTGTTGCAAGGTCCGCCTGCGGATGTATTACTGGTCGATTTAGGTTTGCCGGATGGTTCGGGGATAGATGTGATTCAGGCCGCTGTAGTGCAGTGGCCGAGTTGCAGCATCATGGTCAGCACCAATTTTGGCGATGAGACGCACGTGATGCGTTCGATTGAATCTGGTGCTGCGGGCTATCTGCTAAAAGATAGCTCACAAGCCAAAATGATCGACGAGATTCGCAGCATCGCCAATGGCGGCAGCCCGATCAGTCCTATCATTGCGCGTCAGATTCTGGCGCGTTTTCGGCCCAATGCTGCAAGCAGCACAAGTAGCCCGCCACAGGCTGAGGACCTTGCGACCTTGCTGTCTGCACGCGAAAAAGAAGTCCTGGATTTCATCAGCAAAGGTTTTACGGCACAAGAAATTGCCAAGCTGATGCAGCTATCTCATTTCACAGTCCGTACGTTCGTGCGACGTATTTACAGCAAGCTCAAAGTCACCTCTAAAGCAGAAGCACTCTATGAGGCCAGGACACAGGGCTTGTTGTCGGATTAGCAGAGCCTACCGTCATGCCGTACCCATCATTGCCTCTGCTATTAGCGATAGGACAGTCTGAACAATGAACCGACGCTCGGCATTGCTCTCAGCACTTTTGCTGATATTTTCAGTGGTCTTGCTTGCGCTGGTCGGTGCATTTTCGATGGGTGGTTATGGCAAATCAGATGCCGATCTAAAGCTGCAACAAGCACAATGGCAAGTCACCGATGCTACCGGTTTCAGCCCGCTCACTCCTTCCAGTATCGATAGCCAGACTCTGCCGTCAAACTGGCAAATGGTTACCTTGCCTTTTGCGCCACCAATCGCCCTGTTGAAGCAAGCCAATGGCGCCCGTGCATCAGTCGGCAGCCGAACGACTTGGTTCAGATTGCAGCTTCCGAATATCGCGACCAATAAACAAACATTGGCCCTATATGCCAGCCGCGTGCGAACCGACGGCACCATTGCCGTGTATGTAAATGGTCATCTAGTACATAGAGCACAGCAGAACGGCCCCTTGTGGAATAGCAGCCGCACACCGCTGTGGGTGGAACTGAATCGATCTGACGACAACGTACCTCTACACGAAATTTTGATCCGACTAGAACATACGGCGCATACCCAAGTCGCCCTATCGTCGCTGTGGGTCGGTCCGACCGAATCTCTCTATGCGCGTTACCACTTGCGCTTATGGTTGCAACAGGAATTGCCGGCGATGCTCAGTACTGCATTCATGGCCGTTGGCATATTCGCGCTATTTGTCTGGATGCGGCGACGTCATGAAATCGGCTATCTGCTGTTCTTCAACCTCGCTGCTACAGGCTTTCTGCGCGGCCTGCATTTTTATACGGACCTGCCGATCGCCAACGACTGGTTCGCCTGGTTGACGGTCAACGCCCTGTTCTGGCTGGTTACTGCAGTGCATTTCTTCCTGCGCCAGTTGCATGGTCGTCCGCTCATCTGGCTGACGCGTGCGCTGGTCACTACAACCATACTGATAGGCGTACTCACGCTGCCGGTGCTAGCCGTCTTGCCTAATACGCCCAAGGTCACGCCATTGATCTATCTGGTCGCAGCGGTGATGGGAGCTACCGCTGGCCTGGTAGGCGGCATCAACGCCTGGCGTGTTTCAACTGAAGGACGGTTGGTGGCGGTTGGCATTCTCGTTTGCACCTTGTTCGGTGTGGATGACTGGCTGTTGCAAAACAATTTCATCAGTCCGGAAGGTTGGTATCTGGGTGCTTATACCAATGCGGTCTGCTTCAGCGTGTTCGGCATATTGATGTATCGACGCTATATCAATGCGATTGGTGAAGTAGAACAGGCCAATGCGAATCTGGCACAACGCCTGCAAGCCCGAGAAGCCGAACTGGAGCTGAGTCATCAGCGCTTGCGTGAAGCAGAATTCCGACGGACGATCAGCGACGAGCGCCAACGTCTGATGCAGGACATGCACGACGGTTTAGGTTCATCGCTGATCAGTGCAATTCGATCAGTTGAACAAGGTGATGTCAGCGATTTGAATATCTCGCAAATTCTCAAGGACTGTCTGGATGATTTGAAGCTGACCATAGACTCAATGGAGCCGGTCGAAGCTGACTTGCTGCTATTGCTGGCGACGTTACGCTTCCGCCTGGAGCCTCGGCTGGAAAATACCGGCATTACGTTGCAGTGGGAAGTACAAGAATTACCAACATTGACATGGCTTGATCCTACCAGCGCGCTACACATTCTTCGTATCGTGCAAGAAAGTATCGCCAACATCTTGCGTCATACCAGCGCGAATGAAATTCGGGTTGGCACTGCAATAGATGCCAACGGCGTAACGGTCAGCATAGAAGACAACGGCCAAGGCTTTGATATTGAAAAAGCGCTCCGCAGCGCCGCAGGACGTGGTTTGCATAATCAGCGACGACGCGCGAGTGCAGTTGACGGTACGGTTGCCTGGCAATCTGGCGCGAGCGGAACACGATTTGTTCTATGGCTACCGCTGGAACGTACTGCATAAACCCGAGATGCGGTCCAAGCAATTGATTTATCCTGACGCCATGAAGCACGCCTCCGAATCTGAAGAAACGCCCCTCCAACGCTACGAATGGATAGATGATGGCCGTCTGATCGGCTTCATCGACTATTACGTATTCGATCAGGTATGCATGGTCATGCACACGGAAGTAGTACCGGCGCTTGCCGGTCAGGGATTTGGCTCGCTGCTGGCGAATCAGGCTATGGAATATGTGCGCAGTCAGGGCAAACGCATCGTGCCTGTGTGCGGCTTTCTCGTGCATTACTTACGCAAGCATCCACAACACCACGAGTTGGTGACAATAGAAAGCCGACGCATTTTCGGCATCGGCTTGTAGGAAAACTGCGCATCCAACTCGCTATCAGTGGATGCGCATCAAAACAATCATGCCAGCGCTGGATAATCCGTATAGCCTTGCGCACCACCACCGTAGAAAGTTTCTGCGTTCGGTGGATTCAAATCCGCATTCTTTTGCAAGCGCGCCGGCAAATCGGGATTGGCTATAAAGACGCGACCGAATGCTGCCGCGTCAGCTTCACCTGCCTGCAGTGCCTTCTCAGCGGATTCTTTCGACAAGCCATCGTTGACGATATACACACCGTGGAACAGTTTTTTCAACTGCGGACCAAGACGATCATCACCAAGCACCTCGCGTACGCAGACGAATGCGATACCACGACGATCCAGCTCCTTCATCACATAGCCAAAAGTGGCGAGTGGATTACTGTCACTGATTGAATGCGATGCGCCACGTGGCGACAAGTGCAAGCCGACGCGATCTTTACCCCAGACGTCAACACATGCGTCTACAACTTCCAATAACAGGCGTGCACGATTCTCAATCGAACCACCATACACATCCGTACGCTTGTTCGTGCTGTCTTGCAAAAACTGATCGAGCAAGTAGCCGTTCGCACCGTGCACTTCGACACCATCAAAGCCGGCAAGTTTTGCATTCTCGGCACCCTTGCGATAGGCAGCAACTACACCAGGAATTTCTGTCAGATCCAGCGCACGCGGCACGACATATTCCTTTTTGGGACGTACCAGACTGACATGTCCTTCTGCAGCGATTGCACTTGGCGCAACCGGTAATTCACCATTCAGATAAACCGGATCAGAGATACGGCCTACATGCCAGAGTTGCAGATAAATGCGTCCACCTGCCTTGTGCACGGCGTCGGTTACCAGCTTCCAACCTTCTACCTGCCCTTCCGACCAGATGCCTGGCGAATCTGGATAGCCGACACCTTGCGGCGTGACCGAGGTGGCTTCACTAAGAATCATGCCGGCCGACGCACGCTGTGCGTAGTAATCGGCCATCAGTGCATTTGGTACACGGCCTGCGCTGGAACGCAGACGCGTCAAAGGCGCCATGATCACGCGGTTAGGAAGAGTGATGTCGCCAACTTTAATCGGGGTAAATAAATGATTCGTCATGATGTTCTTTCCAGAAAAATTGTTTAAATCAAGCGACGGCAGCGGCACATGCCGGCACTTCGTCGCGAGCAAGGCGCAGTGATACGCGCATTGCCAAAACTGCCGTCAGCGCGAGTGCTCCTGCTGCCAACGGTACTGCTTGCAATCCAAGACCGGCGCTGATGACAGAGCCGCCGACCCATGCACCAAGTGCATTACCTAAATTAAATGCGCCGATATTCAATGTCGCTGCCAGGTTAGGTGCAGCCTTGCCGAATATCATGACGTTGACCTGCAAGCCTGGAACCGCAGCGAAGGAGACCATCGCCCACAGGAAGAGATTGATTTCCACCGGAATCAAACTTGGGCTGGTCCAGCGCACGATGGAACTGACCACTGCCAACACGATGAAAATTCCCGTCAACGCAGTACCCAAGCTCCAGTCAGCCAAACGACCGCCGATGTAATTACCGACCGTCAAACCAAGGCCGATCAAAAACAAGGTCCAGGTAATGCCTTGTGGCGACAGATGTGTCACGTCTTCCAGCAAAGGAGCAACGTAAGTAAACAAGGCGAAGGTCGCGGCAGAGAACAGCATCGTAGTTGACAGCGCTGCCCACAAACCGGCATTACGCAACTGACCAATTTCTGCACGCAGATCTGTTTTTTCTTCATCGTGCCCGCTCGGCATCACACGCCACAAACCAATCAGCGACAACACGCCAAGAACAGCGACGACCCAGAATGGCATCTGCCAACCGGCGACTTGACCAAGTGCGGTACCCAGCGGCACACCAAGCACGTTCGCCAAGGTCAAACCGGTGAACATCAATGCAACTGCTGATGCTTTTTTATTCTCTGGCACCAGACTCGCAGCAACCACAGAACCGATACCAAAAAATGCGCCATGGCATAAGGCCGTGATGATGCGCGCCACCATCAGGAAGTTGTAATCAGTCGCCACTGCACACAAGACGTTGCCGACGATGAAAATTCCCATCAATAACAACAAGGCACGCTTGCGCGGCAAGGAAGCCGTTGCTACCGCCATGATCGGCGCACCTATGGCAACGCCCAGCGCATAACCGCTGATCAGCCAGCCAGCGCTCGGAATTGATACCGACAAACTGCGCGCCACATCAGGCAGCAAGCCCATGATCACGAATTCGGTGGTGCCTATGGCAAAAGCGCTTAGCGCCAATATAAGTAAAGCTAAAGGCATACAGTCTTTCTTTGAATAAGGGTTTTACAGATCGCCGTGTATCGAATCGAGAAAGGCTTGAATCGTGGCTTCGTTACGTTTGAAGAAAACCCATTGACCGATGCGTCTAGGCACGATGAGTTCCGCCGCTTGCAAAGTCGCCAAGTGAGCGGAAATAGTTGACTGCGACAAACCACTACGCTTGTCGATCATGCCGCAGCACACGCCGAAATCCAGCGGATGTTCCTGCTCGGCAAAATACTCTCCAGGCGACTTCAGCCAGTTCAGAATCTGCCTGCGTACCGGATTGGCCAGCGCCTTGTGGATCGCGTCTATGTCCATGGGGTTATCCTTTTTGTTAGCTTTTCGTCAAAAGACGAAATAAATATCGTCTTTCTTGAAATTTAATATCGTCATTATACGATATATAAAAAATGTGTGCAGGACACGTCATTTCTTGGTGTTTACAGAGGGGAAATTGAAGAGATACGCCAGTTGGCACTGGGCCATTCGAAATACAAAATTGCAGTTAATCGCCTAATTTAAATGTCAACTAAGCATTTATATCAATAACAATTGTCGACGCTCATCGCTGAACCGATGACATTCCTCTTTTAACCACAGAGAAAACACTGCTGTACGACGATCATCTGCGCGCTGGATCAACAACATATAGTGCGCCGGGGACGGTACCAAACGATCGAACACCTTCACCAGCCGGCCACTTTTGATTTCGTCGAGTACCAGCGCAGTACGCGCCATGGCGACGCCTTGGTGATTGAGTGCCGCACCTATGACCAAACTCGCCAGATTGAACTGTATTCCACCCAACTCAGCTAACCAATCAGGACGTTCCGCCTCCATCCATGTACGCCATTCAATGAACTCGGGCGCCCCACTCCATGGCGTTGCATCATGCAGCAGAGTCACGCCTTGCAGCGACTGCCCGGCGGCAAATGCCGGATGTTCCGAGAGAAATTTTGGTGTTGCTACCGGCATCAGATATTCATCAAGTATCCGCTCTGCTTGCAGATTGCCGTATTGCCCGGGATCGAAGCGTATCGCTACGTCGATATCATCGGCCTGCATCGCATGCAGATCCAGAGTCTGGAATTCTGCTTTCAGCCGCACTGCAATTGCCGGGTGCAGATGCTGAAAATCGCTTAGACGCGGCATCAACCATTGCAGTGCAAAAGACGGCAAACAGTTGACTTGCAAGGGAGCCTCCGCTGGCTCCAAACGTCTGAGCGTTTGTTCTATATCAAGAAAAATCCGGCTCGCACATTCAAACAGCGCCTGTCCCTTATCGGTAAGAATCAGACTGCGATGCCGGCGCACAAATAGCGGATAACCGAGATTTTCCTCAAGATGTCGGATCTGCTGGCTGACGGCACTCTGGGTAAGATTAAGCGCTTGTGCGGCCTTGGTGAAATTAAGCAGACGCGCTGCCACTTCAAAGCAGCGCAGGTTCGCAAGTATCGATGGATGAAGTTGCATTCGAATTAGTATAGCTAATGCTATAAGTAGGAAATATCATTTTTCAGAATAGGCTTATAGCCTTAGGATCATCACCTAACCCTATAAATCATTGCTCGTACAATTGCCTTCCATGAATTCTATACTGAAAAGTTTTCCATCCAATCTATTAGCACAGCTACAGTCACGCACACCCTTGCTGTGGCTTAATCCTGGCTTGGGCAGTTCGCTTCCCAAGGATGCTCCCGGCATTGCCGATGTGGCCGAAGCCGAAGCACGACTCGCGCGCTGTGCCGGGCTAATGGCAACACTTTTCCCGGAATTGAAGGCTAGCGCTGGCCGGATCGAATCTGAATTAATCGCCACGCCGCAATTACAGCAAACGATGAGCAGCGATCCAGAATGCGCTGGCAGCTGGTTCATCAAAGCCGACCATGCGCTACCTATCGCCGGCTCCATCAAGGCACGCGGTGGATTCCACGAAATATTGGCTTTGGCAGAATCGATTGCCATCGATCATGGCCTCCTTCTTCCTGATGGCGATCGTCTGCAACTTGCATCCGAAGCGGCACGCACTTTATTTGCTCGCTATACCGTCACGGTTGGTAGCACGGGCAATCTGGGACTGAGCATAGGCGTGATGGCAGCAGCATTGGGTTTCAAAGCTGTCGTCCACATGTCCACCGATGCCAAAGCGTGGAAAAAAGATCGTCTGCGCCTGCGTGGCGTCGAGGTTGTCGAACACGATGGCGATTACGCAGCAGCGGTAGCCGCTGGACGAGCGCAATCGCAGGCCGATCCGTATGGTTACTTTGTCGATGACGAGCATTCGTTGATGCTGTTTCTTGGTTATGCCGCTGCTGCGCGACATTTCGCTGTGCAACTGAAGGCAGCAGGACGCACTGTCGATGCGACTCACCCGCTCTTCGTCTACATACCTTGTGGTGTTGGTGGCGCGCCCGGTGGCATTACTTTCGGACTCAAAGCATTGTTCGGCGAGCATGTGCATTGCTTCTTCGCAGAGCCAGTCGCATCACCTTGCATGCTGGTGCAATTGGCATCTCAACAAAACACGCCGCTTTCGGTTTATGACATAGGCTTGGACAACATTACGGAAGCTGATGGCTTGGCTGTCGGTCAGGCATCACCTCTTGTTAGTCCTTTAATGGCTGTGCAGTTATCTGGCGTCTTCACAGTAAGTGACCGGCAGTTGTACACGCAACTGCTACAAGTACTGCGCACAGAAGATATCGCGCTTGAGCCTTCGGCTGCAGCTGGTGTGTGTGGACCTGACTGGCTCACGAACAGTGACCCTGGTCGCACCTACTTGCGTCACCATGACTTGGAACATCATCTGAACGATGCAACTCATGTCATCTGGACGACCGGCGGTTCGCTGGTTCCTCCGGAAGAACACCGTCGTTTTCTATCCATAGCTGCACAGTACGGATAACAAAACATCTATCTTCTTAAAGATACTGCTCGCGCCTTTAGT is a genomic window containing:
- a CDS encoding response regulator transcription factor yields the protein MNSPTTTQESLPIHVVIVEDDPSFREALSKVVLSAPDMQLVGMAGTRAEGLALLQGPPADVLLVDLGLPDGSGIDVIQAAVVQWPSCSIMVSTNFGDETHVMRSIESGAAGYLLKDSSQAKMIDEIRSIANGGSPISPIIARQILARFRPNAASSTSSPPQAEDLATLLSAREKEVLDFISKGFTAQEIAKLMQLSHFTVRTFVRRIYSKLKVTSKAEALYEARTQGLLSD
- a CDS encoding alkene reductase; the encoded protein is MTNHLFTPIKVGDITLPNRVIMAPLTRLRSSAGRVPNALMADYYAQRASAGMILSEATSVTPQGVGYPDSPGIWSEGQVEGWKLVTDAVHKAGGRIYLQLWHVGRISDPVYLNGELPVAPSAIAAEGHVSLVRPKKEYVVPRALDLTEIPGVVAAYRKGAENAKLAGFDGVEVHGANGYLLDQFLQDSTNKRTDVYGGSIENRARLLLEVVDACVDVWGKDRVGLHLSPRGASHSISDSNPLATFGYVMKELDRRGIAFVCVREVLGDDRLGPQLKKLFHGVYIVNDGLSKESAEKALQAGEADAAAFGRVFIANPDLPARLQKNADLNPPNAETFYGGGAQGYTDYPALA
- a CDS encoding LysR substrate-binding domain-containing protein, with translation MRMQLHPSILANLRCFEVAARLLNFTKAAQALNLTQSAVSQQIRHLEENLGYPLFVRRHRSLILTDKGQALFECASRIFLDIEQTLRRLEPAEAPLQVNCLPSFALQWLMPRLSDFQHLHPAIAVRLKAEFQTLDLHAMQADDIDVAIRFDPGQYGNLQAERILDEYLMPVATPKFLSEHPAFAAGQSLQGVTLLHDATPWSGAPEFIEWRTWMEAERPDWLAELGGIQFNLASLVIGAALNHQGVAMARTALVLDEIKSGRLVKVFDRLVPSPAHYMLLIQRADDRRTAVFSLWLKEECHRFSDERRQLLLI
- a CDS encoding ArsR/SmtB family transcription factor produces the protein MDIDAIHKALANPVRRQILNWLKSPGEYFAEQEHPLDFGVCCGMIDKRSGLSQSTISAHLATLQAAELIVPRRIGQWVFFKRNEATIQAFLDSIHGDL
- a CDS encoding sensor histidine kinase: MNRRSALLSALLLIFSVVLLALVGAFSMGGYGKSDADLKLQQAQWQVTDATGFSPLTPSSIDSQTLPSNWQMVTLPFAPPIALLKQANGARASVGSRTTWFRLQLPNIATNKQTLALYASRVRTDGTIAVYVNGHLVHRAQQNGPLWNSSRTPLWVELNRSDDNVPLHEILIRLEHTAHTQVALSSLWVGPTESLYARYHLRLWLQQELPAMLSTAFMAVGIFALFVWMRRRHEIGYLLFFNLAATGFLRGLHFYTDLPIANDWFAWLTVNALFWLVTAVHFFLRQLHGRPLIWLTRALVTTTILIGVLTLPVLAVLPNTPKVTPLIYLVAAVMGATAGLVGGINAWRVSTEGRLVAVGILVCTLFGVDDWLLQNNFISPEGWYLGAYTNAVCFSVFGILMYRRYINAIGEVEQANANLAQRLQAREAELELSHQRLREAEFRRTISDERQRLMQDMHDGLGSSLISAIRSVEQGDVSDLNISQILKDCLDDLKLTIDSMEPVEADLLLLLATLRFRLEPRLENTGITLQWEVQELPTLTWLDPTSALHILRIVQESIANILRHTSANEIRVGTAIDANGVTVSIEDNGQGFDIEKALRSAAGRGLHNQRRRASAVDGTVAWQSGASGTRFVLWLPLERTA
- a CDS encoding MFS transporter, yielding MPLALLILALSAFAIGTTEFVIMGLLPDVARSLSVSIPSAGWLISGYALGVAIGAPIMAVATASLPRKRALLLLMGIFIVGNVLCAVATDYNFLMVARIITALCHGAFFGIGSVVAASLVPENKKASAVALMFTGLTLANVLGVPLGTALGQVAGWQMPFWVVAVLGVLSLIGLWRVMPSGHDEEKTDLRAEIGQLRNAGLWAALSTTMLFSAATFALFTYVAPLLEDVTHLSPQGITWTLFLIGLGLTVGNYIGGRLADWSLGTALTGIFIVLAVVSSIVRWTSPSLIPVEINLFLWAMVSFAAVPGLQVNVMIFGKAAPNLAATLNIGAFNLGNALGAWVGGSVISAGLGLQAVPLAAGALALTAVLAMRVSLRLARDEVPACAAAVA
- a CDS encoding GNAT family N-acetyltransferase, with amino-acid sequence MKHASESEETPLQRYEWIDDGRLIGFIDYYVFDQVCMVMHTEVVPALAGQGFGSLLANQAMEYVRSQGKRIVPVCGFLVHYLRKHPQHHELVTIESRRIFGIGL
- a CDS encoding D-serine ammonia-lyase; translated protein: MNSILKSFPSNLLAQLQSRTPLLWLNPGLGSSLPKDAPGIADVAEAEARLARCAGLMATLFPELKASAGRIESELIATPQLQQTMSSDPECAGSWFIKADHALPIAGSIKARGGFHEILALAESIAIDHGLLLPDGDRLQLASEAARTLFARYTVTVGSTGNLGLSIGVMAAALGFKAVVHMSTDAKAWKKDRLRLRGVEVVEHDGDYAAAVAAGRAQSQADPYGYFVDDEHSLMLFLGYAAAARHFAVQLKAAGRTVDATHPLFVYIPCGVGGAPGGITFGLKALFGEHVHCFFAEPVASPCMLVQLASQQNTPLSVYDIGLDNITEADGLAVGQASPLVSPLMAVQLSGVFTVSDRQLYTQLLQVLRTEDIALEPSAAAGVCGPDWLTNSDPGRTYLRHHDLEHHLNDATHVIWTTGGSLVPPEEHRRFLSIAAQYG